Proteins encoded by one window of Emticicia oligotrophica DSM 17448:
- a CDS encoding SusC/RagA family TonB-linked outer membrane protein: MNKSLRQTRFTGLIRILFCMLLAVTYANAQNQNVSGKITAPNGDAIPGVSVLVKGTNQGTNTDAEGNYKLSNLSARSVLVFSAIGFTTVEKTVGNQSVISIALQEDTKTLNEVVVTALGIKKDARRIGVAIQSVDGASTIKAREPNAINALAGKVAGLTVGVQQEMLRKPNISLRGNSDLLFVVDGVPINSDTWNISPDDIESYSVLKGASASALYGFRGKNGAILITTKRGSKDKRGFSVDVNSSTMFDRGFYAIPKVQDEYGPGDHGRYAFVDGKGGGLNDGDYDGGWGPKFEGQLIPQYDSPINPVTGQRIPTPWTARGKDNLERFLQTGILSTNNISVSSTGDKYNLRFSTSQISQRGIVPNTKLNITNFNVAADYKFSNKLSFTSNLQYNRQYTPNIPDINYGPNSIIYNMTLWAGADWSVDDMRNYWQPGKEGIQQIYAEYQRYNNPYFMSYEWLRGHYKTDIIGQAALTYKFTDYLEATLRSQVTTWNLFRNEKMPYSAGAYGRDERRGDYREDRRNLFENNTDVLVKFDKDIFAGFNTKIWAGANIRSFEYNSQYGSTDYLNVPGLYNFNNSSNPVRTANFASAMRVNSAYYSADFSYKNLLTVSTTGRVDKLSTLPSGNNTFFYPSVALATVISDYVNVPSFISFLKVRGSYANVKDGLTRSTIGTTPALTGDGNPIGYGEQYYSPYDGPAYTNAAVYSTPFAYNNQPSAYFTGALNNPNLKPSSTSQTEIGLDFKVLKNRLGFDLTHFISNEGPRIFSLPISTASGYSSALVNGIKTKKTGWELAITGSPIKTAKFSWDIVANYSTFKEVLTEIYPGVTNLNTFFKVGDRLDKFYGRAFAKTPDGQIINDASGRPIYNPVNQFLGYVNPKFVFGINNKFNYKNINLSFQFDGRIGGVISNYIQRQTFRGGRHIETTTGKFGEARYQDYLGVKAYVGEGVVVSNGVAIKYDADGNITNYAELKYAPNTTKQFVQDYVSRYYNSDEGNLMSRSFGMLREVVLGYTLPDRWFGKNIKNATISVVGRNLLYFAEKKDIDLNQYLTDGGSGLQTPSTRRYGVNLNFTF; the protein is encoded by the coding sequence ATGAACAAATCTCTACGCCAAACCAGATTTACTGGTTTAATCAGAATTTTGTTTTGCATGCTATTGGCAGTTACGTATGCCAATGCCCAAAATCAGAATGTTAGTGGTAAAATTACTGCTCCTAATGGCGATGCCATTCCGGGAGTGAGCGTCCTTGTGAAAGGAACGAATCAAGGTACAAATACCGATGCAGAAGGTAATTACAAATTATCTAATCTTTCGGCTCGTTCGGTATTAGTTTTTTCAGCAATTGGTTTCACAACTGTAGAAAAAACAGTTGGCAATCAGTCAGTTATTAGTATTGCTTTACAGGAAGACACTAAAACACTCAATGAGGTGGTGGTGACGGCCCTTGGTATTAAAAAAGATGCTCGTCGAATTGGTGTGGCTATTCAGAGTGTAGATGGAGCTTCTACAATTAAGGCTCGTGAACCCAATGCAATTAACGCTTTAGCTGGTAAAGTAGCTGGTTTAACTGTGGGTGTTCAACAAGAAATGCTTCGTAAGCCAAATATCTCTTTACGAGGTAATAGTGATTTACTTTTCGTTGTTGATGGTGTGCCAATTAACTCTGATACTTGGAATATCAGTCCAGATGATATTGAGTCATATTCAGTATTGAAAGGTGCTTCGGCATCAGCTTTATATGGTTTCCGTGGTAAAAATGGTGCTATTTTGATTACTACTAAACGTGGTTCGAAAGATAAAAGGGGTTTTTCGGTTGATGTAAATTCATCTACAATGTTTGATAGAGGTTTCTATGCAATTCCAAAAGTTCAGGATGAATATGGCCCGGGCGACCACGGTCGTTATGCCTTTGTTGATGGTAAAGGTGGTGGTTTGAACGATGGTGATTATGATGGTGGTTGGGGACCAAAATTTGAAGGTCAATTAATTCCACAATACGATAGCCCTATCAACCCAGTAACAGGACAAAGAATTCCTACGCCTTGGACTGCTCGTGGTAAAGATAATTTAGAGCGTTTCTTACAAACAGGTATTTTATCAACTAATAATATTTCAGTTTCGTCAACTGGTGATAAGTACAATTTGAGATTCTCTACTTCTCAGATTTCTCAACGTGGTATTGTTCCAAATACTAAATTGAATATTACCAACTTCAATGTTGCTGCTGATTATAAATTTTCAAATAAACTTTCGTTTACTTCTAATCTTCAATACAATCGCCAATACACACCAAATATTCCTGATATCAATTATGGTCCAAACTCAATCATCTATAACATGACTCTTTGGGCTGGTGCCGACTGGAGTGTAGATGATATGCGTAATTATTGGCAGCCAGGAAAAGAAGGTATTCAACAAATTTATGCTGAGTATCAACGCTATAATAACCCATATTTCATGAGTTATGAGTGGTTGCGTGGACATTATAAAACTGATATCATTGGGCAAGCAGCATTGACTTATAAGTTTACTGATTATTTAGAGGCAACGCTTCGTTCGCAGGTTACAACTTGGAATTTATTCCGCAATGAAAAAATGCCTTATTCGGCTGGTGCTTATGGCCGTGACGAACGTAGAGGAGATTACCGTGAAGACAGAAGAAACCTATTCGAAAATAATACCGATGTATTAGTAAAATTCGATAAAGATATTTTTGCGGGCTTTAATACAAAAATTTGGGCAGGTGCTAATATTCGTTCTTTTGAATATAATTCACAATATGGCTCAACAGATTATTTGAACGTTCCGGGTTTATACAATTTCAATAACTCATCCAACCCAGTTCGTACGGCCAATTTCGCTTCAGCAATGCGTGTAAATTCAGCATATTATTCGGCTGACTTTTCTTACAAAAACTTATTGACAGTTTCAACTACGGGTCGTGTAGATAAACTTTCTACGCTTCCGTCTGGAAATAATACTTTCTTTTATCCTTCGGTCGCACTTGCAACGGTTATCTCTGACTACGTAAATGTTCCATCGTTTATTTCTTTCTTGAAAGTTCGTGGTTCGTATGCGAACGTAAAAGATGGTTTGACTCGCTCAACAATCGGTACTACACCAGCCTTAACGGGTGATGGTAACCCAATAGGTTATGGCGAACAGTATTACTCGCCTTATGATGGCCCTGCTTATACAAATGCTGCTGTTTATTCTACGCCATTTGCTTATAATAACCAACCATCAGCTTATTTTACTGGAGCTTTGAACAATCCTAACTTAAAGCCAAGTTCAACTTCTCAGACTGAGATTGGTCTTGATTTCAAAGTATTGAAAAATCGTCTTGGTTTCGACCTCACACATTTCATTTCTAATGAAGGTCCAAGAATTTTCTCTTTACCAATATCTACTGCATCTGGCTATAGCTCAGCTTTAGTAAATGGTATTAAGACTAAGAAAACAGGATGGGAATTAGCTATCACTGGTTCTCCAATCAAAACAGCTAAATTTAGCTGGGATATCGTAGCCAACTACTCTACCTTCAAAGAGGTGCTTACAGAAATTTACCCGGGTGTAACAAACCTTAATACTTTCTTCAAAGTAGGCGATAGATTAGATAAATTCTACGGACGTGCATTCGCTAAAACGCCAGATGGTCAGATAATTAACGATGCTTCTGGTCGTCCGATTTACAATCCAGTTAACCAATTCTTAGGTTATGTGAATCCAAAATTTGTGTTTGGTATCAATAATAAATTCAACTACAAAAACATCAACTTAAGTTTCCAATTTGATGGTCGTATTGGTGGTGTTATTTCAAATTATATCCAACGTCAAACTTTCCGTGGAGGTCGTCATATCGAGACTACTACAGGCAAATTTGGTGAGGCTCGCTACCAAGATTATTTAGGTGTGAAAGCCTACGTTGGTGAAGGTGTAGTGGTATCTAATGGCGTAGCTATTAAGTACGATGCTGATGGTAATATCACTAATTATGCTGAATTGAAATATGCACCCAATACTACTAAACAGTTTGTGCAAGA
- a CDS encoding protein-glutamine glutaminase family protein, whose translation MVLPKTHTQLSRITNNYLEYYFEELKFLLFPLYEYKQGNCHNLTHFASLILRSYGVQHKKIWIYAPTRYSENSKQTIQLPDPNQLSPNGLLTWGFHVALLLEYDGIELVFDFFIDSSKPLAVGEWLERMHAKKFFVDIVQPDYYLFYSTPSATKKNGLFSGEYFLYEGLCREEKWIAKGLAINDTAVEFYKREWFNFKYNTPQTIDYKWLVGRVNNFECVLRDASINKKMTVEFQEKHASLIAEYREVYAQKLEKWTEKLGIYL comes from the coding sequence ATGGTTTTACCCAAAACACATACCCAACTTTCGCGAATTACTAATAATTATCTTGAGTATTATTTTGAAGAACTCAAATTTCTCCTATTTCCACTCTACGAATACAAGCAGGGGAATTGCCATAATCTAACCCATTTTGCTTCACTTATTTTACGTAGTTATGGGGTTCAGCACAAAAAGATATGGATTTATGCTCCAACTCGTTATTCAGAAAATTCAAAACAAACCATTCAATTACCCGACCCTAACCAACTTTCACCCAATGGTTTACTTACTTGGGGTTTTCATGTGGCTCTTTTGCTTGAATATGATGGCATTGAATTGGTTTTCGATTTTTTTATTGATTCTTCTAAACCTTTGGCAGTAGGAGAGTGGCTTGAACGCATGCACGCCAAGAAGTTTTTTGTAGATATTGTTCAACCCGATTATTACTTATTTTATTCGACGCCATCAGCCACCAAAAAGAATGGTCTTTTTTCGGGCGAGTATTTTCTGTATGAAGGACTTTGTCGAGAAGAAAAATGGATAGCAAAGGGCTTGGCTATCAACGATACTGCGGTAGAATTTTACAAAAGAGAATGGTTTAATTTTAAATATAATACGCCTCAAACGATTGATTACAAGTGGTTGGTAGGAAGGGTGAATAATTTTGAATGTGTGCTGAGAGATGCTTCTATTAATAAAAAAATGACAGTGGAATTTCAAGAAAAACATGCTTCTTTAATCGCAGAATATCGTGAGGTGTATGCTCAAAAACTAGAAAAGTGGACGGAAAAACTTGGAATTTATTTATGA
- a CDS encoding HAD hydrolase-like protein has product MSAIKLVVFDMAGTTVQDKKEVETCFARACAETGLQVSDERILALQGYSKVEVFKLLWDERIGQSHPEYNENVVYSYDYFRMILEDHYKNSPILPTEGCLEIFDFLRKKDIKIALTTGFYRKVTNIILEKLGWLDGLEYNYLNISGKSVIDVSIASDEVVKGRPEPYMIQKAMKLLGIESKSEVINIGDTPSDLQSGVKAGCRMSLGVVNGTHTREQLQVIPNDGLLDSVLGLKTIIENASILNEE; this is encoded by the coding sequence ATGTCAGCAATTAAATTAGTGGTTTTTGATATGGCGGGTACAACCGTACAAGATAAAAAAGAAGTTGAAACTTGCTTTGCACGTGCTTGTGCTGAAACTGGCCTTCAAGTATCCGATGAGAGAATTTTAGCCTTACAAGGTTATTCAAAAGTTGAAGTTTTCAAACTTTTATGGGATGAACGTATCGGACAATCTCATCCTGAATACAATGAAAATGTAGTGTATTCATACGATTATTTCCGCATGATACTCGAAGACCATTACAAAAATTCTCCGATTCTACCAACAGAAGGTTGTTTAGAAATCTTTGATTTTCTTCGAAAAAAAGACATAAAAATTGCTCTCACCACGGGTTTTTATCGCAAAGTGACTAATATTATTCTCGAAAAACTGGGCTGGCTCGATGGCTTAGAATATAACTATTTGAATATTTCTGGCAAATCGGTAATTGATGTTTCAATCGCTAGCGATGAGGTAGTGAAGGGACGCCCCGAGCCATACATGATACAAAAAGCCATGAAACTTTTAGGTATTGAGAGTAAGTCTGAAGTAATCAATATTGGAGATACTCCTTCTGACCTTCAATCGGGAGTTAAGGCAGGATGTAGAATGTCTTTGGGCGTGGTAAATGGCACACACACGCGTGAACAATTACAAGTTATTCCAAACGATGGTTTGCTTGATTCGGTCTTAGGATTAAAAACTATCATCGAAAATGCCTCAATTTTAAACGAAGAATAG